In a genomic window of Amphiprion ocellaris isolate individual 3 ecotype Okinawa chromosome 11, ASM2253959v1, whole genome shotgun sequence:
- the slc35a5 gene encoding probable UDP-sugar transporter protein SLC35A5, with the protein MACCHSCPRLCSRSMAYTLALGLGSVTLGTSRTLLLKFSENAENKYDFLPASVNLLAEALKLLFCLVMSVRVIVREGRSCRELGFASSSPFLSSLKWAVPAFLYFLDNLIAFYVMAYLQPVMTVLSSNLVILTTAVLFRIVLKRRLSWVQWAALVILFLSIVSLTTGSASSQNSNAVPGHHANLSAPSNSCLLYTQLLEQSKNSSAGESWASSLAGQAWRSRVMERLLCLGAGHILLLLQCFIAAMANIYNEKILKDGDQLTESIFIQNSKLYAFGVVFNGLTVWAQGLHHGLLHGHNVYSLGLVPVTAALGLSVAFILKFRDNMFHVLTGQITTVLVTGLSFFLFDFHPTRHFFLQAPMVLLAIFIYNASRLKDPEYSLQQEKLRVINGEVFERSRGDGEELELLTKPNTDSESEEDSPQF; encoded by the exons AAAACAAGTATGACTTTCTCCCAGCGTCTGTCAATCTGCTCGCTGAGGCCCTCAAACTGCTCTTCTGTCTGGTTATGTCAGTTAGAGTCATAGTCAGAG AGGGCCGATCATGCAGAGAGCTGGGTTTCGCCTCCAGCTcgcccttcctctcctccttaaAGTGGGCCGTCCCTGCTTTCCTCTACTTCCTCGACAACCTCATCGCGTTCTACGTGATGGCCTACCTGCAGCCG GTCATGACAGTGCTGTCCTCCAACCTCGTCATCCTGACCACAGCTGTGCTCTTCAGAATTGTCCTCAA GAGGCGCCTGTCATGGGTCCAGTGGGCGGCCTTGGTTATCCTCTTCCTGTCCATCGTTTCCTTGACGACGGGATCAGCAAGCAGCCAAAACTCCAACGCTGTGCCGGGTCACCACGCAAACCTGTCCGCCCCGTCCAACTCCTGCCTGCTGTACACTCAGCTTCTGGAGCAGTCGAAGAACAGCAG TGCTGGTGAGTCCTGGGCGTCGTCACTGGCTGGTCAGGCCTGGAGGAGTCGGGTGATGGAGAGGCTCCTGTGTCTGGGCGCCGGTCACATCCTGCTCCTCCTGCAGTGTTTCATCGCAGCCATGGCCAACATCTACAACGAGAAGATCCTCAAAGACGGAGACCAGCTCACCGAGAGCATCTTCATCCAGAACAGTAAACT ATATGCCTTCGGTGTGGTGTTTAATGGTCTGACTGTCTGGGCTCAAGGTCTGCACCACGGCCTCCTGCATGGACACAACGTCTACTCCCTTGGTCTGGTGCCGGTCACTG CTGCTCTGGGTTTATCTGTGGCCTTCATCTTAAAGTTCAGAGACAACATGTTCCACGTGCTGACGGGTCAGATCACCACCGTCCTGGTCACCGgcctctccttcttcctcttcgaCTTCCACCCCACGCGGCACTTCTTCCTCCAGGCTCCCATGGTCCTGCTGGCCATCTTTATCTACAACGCCAGCCGGCTCAAAGACCCCGAGTACAGCCTGCAGCAGGAAAAGCTGCGGGTCATCAACGGAGAGGTGTTCGAGCGATCCCGAGGG GACGGCGAGGAGCTGGAGCTCTTAACGAAGCCCAACACAGACAGCGAATCCGAGGAGGATTCTCCGCAGTTCTGA